GATGATGCGCACCAGCTCGGCATCGGCGCGCGAGACCTGCAGATGCACAGGGCGACCGTCCTCGGTGAAGCCGAGGAGCAGACAGCTCGGCGTGTACTTGTCGTCGGCGTAGTCCTCGATCATCCTGGCTCGCCGCCCGGCCTGGCGAATCTCGGCCTCGCTGATGTTGCGCTCGATGGCGCGCCGAAACGCGTGCCGGCTGAACTCGAACTGCCCGGTCGCCAGTTGAGCGCAGATTTCAGCCAACGTCTTCATGTCCGACCGCCATCAGTCCGCTGGCCCATCTGTTTATCCGTCCTCATCCGCTGTCTCCAGCGCATCCCCCATGCGATACTTGATGTCGTAGTTGATGATGAAGTCGAGCTCTTCGGCGGTGAAGCCGTAGTGCTGGGCGAGGACGCGGTCGATGGCATCAATGAGTGGTTTGCTCCGTTTCGGAATAATTGACTGAACCGTCAGAGTATCATGTGCAAACCGCATGACTCGCTCTTCGGATTTGTGTTGTAGATCGTCCATCAGACTCTGGGCAAACTCCTGCAATCGCTGGCCAAGATTTCCGGCGGTGAGTCTCTCCAAATCGACGGGAAAGCTGTCAACCTCGCGTTTGTTGACGTGGCGGCAGTCAGAAAGAGTGGTTATGAACCAGTAGAAGAGGTTGGAATTCAGGCAACAAAGCGCAGCCGTCGCATGATCTTCGGCTCCGAAGCTCAACTCCTTAAACTCGGTTGGCGGGCGTAAGTTACCCTGACCGTCAAGGACTCGAGGCTGAAAGTCCAAAATCTGAAGAAAGTAGCCAACTTTCCGAGAGTAGAAGATTCGATGCTGAGTAGTGGCAGTATAGAAGGACGCGAGGCGACGACGATTCAGGGACAGTTTCTGACTGATGCTTTTTTCCAAAGGCGATGATAGCTTGGGCAGACTGCCCGATATCAATGACTGCTCTGCGGGAGCGTATGCTACGGTATGAAAAAGAGTAGGTCTTTCGAGTGCAGTCCACTTGTGATAGCGCGTGGAATGCCTGTGCACGTTCACCTTCTCGACGCCTATGAGGTGGATGGTCAGTCGAATGTGCTCAAGACCGTCAAAGAGGCGAGAAGGGCGGTCATCGTACGCGCTATAATGCAACTCCCGCGATGCCAGGATCCTCTGCAGGCTTCGATAGCGATCTGTGGATACTGACGAAACAGGAACGATAAAACCCATATGCCCAGTTCTCGGTCCTAACGCGAAGCTTCTTTCAATAACGAGAGCATACAGGTTGCCAGCATCAAGGCATGTGTAACCGCGAGTTGTATACTCCTTCAGAGTTGCTAATTCCACATACGGCGGATTCCCAATCACCACATCAAACCCACCCCTTGCCATGATCCCGTAGAACTCCACGCACCAATGGAACGGCTGATGGCTGCGCAGCCAGGCGTCGTACGCTGCCGGCTTCTTGGCCGGGTCTACGCCGTATTGCAGCGCCAGCAGGCGGTTGAGCCGGTCGTCCAGCACGGCCAGGCGCCGGCGCAGCTCGGCCTTGGCCGCCACGAAGTCCTCGCTCCACTCGCGCACGTCGTGGGCGGTCTGCATCTGCCGGAAGCGGCCGAAGAGGCGATCCACGTGCTCGGCCTCTTCCTTGATCTCGGCCAGCAGCGCTTCGTCCTCGGGCAGCAGCAGCAGCCGGTCGCCCCGCACCACCTCCTCCACCTGCGCCAGACCGGTGAAGCCCACCAGCGTGTTGCCGGCGCGGATGTTGAAGTCAATGTCGGGCAGCGGCTCCAGCCGGGCCACGTCCTCCACCAGCGCCACCAGCTTCAGGAAGAGCCGCAGCTTGGCGATCTCGGTCGCCTCGGCCATGATGTCCACGCCGTAGAGGTTGTTCACCATGATGCGCTTGAGGATGAAGTACGCCCGGTTGGGGTGGCGGCCGACGTCGGCCAGCGTCTCGCGGAAGTCGCGATAGGTCTGCGCCGGCGCGCTCGCGGGCAGCTCGGCCACCAGTTGCGCCATGCGATCCAGGCACGCTTCGTAGATCGGCCGCAGGATGTTGAGCGCGGCGAAGAGGAACGCGCCGGAGCCGGCGGTCGGATCCAGCACGGTGACGCCGGTGGCGGCCCGCCAGAACGCGCGCACCAGGTCGGGGTCCTCGGTGCGCTCGATCACGTCCTGCACGAACTGGCGGATGTCCAGGTTCAGGGTGATCAGGTCGTTGACCTGCCCGACCTCGCCGCCGGCCAGCTTCCGCCGAACCTCCTCGCAGCGTTGGCGGCGGGCGACAGTCTCGCGCCAGATCTCGGTGGGCAGGGCGTAAGCTTCGGTCGCGGGCGTGTTCCACGCGCCGCGCTGGCTCACGTCGTGCACGCCGGCCTCGATCTCCGGCGGCAGCGGCAGCTCAACCCCTTTACGCAGCGCGTCGTAGAGGTAGCGGTCAGGATCAGCTTGCAGCAGCGTCCACACGGCGTTGTCGCCGCGGAAGGCGGCCGGGTGCAGCTCGCGGGCGCGGTCGCACAGGAAGGGCAGGATGGTGTTCTTGCCGATGTACTCGGTGATGTCCTCCTTGGTGTAGTAGGCGCCCATCTCCTTCTGGTTGATGTACTGCTCGAAGATGTAGCCGAGCACATCGGGGTTGATCTCCCGGTCGTCTCGCAGCGGCCGGTCGTCCAGGTGCCACTGATAGCGGTCGAAAAAGTCGAAGACCTGGCGAAAGGCGCGGTCGGGGATGGCGATGGTGGCGCCGTGCAATTGCTCCACCTGGTGGCGCTGGAAGATGCCGCCGTTGAGATACGGCGCCCGCCCCAGCCGGCCGGCCAATTCTGGATCGCGCTGCCCTTCGGGTTTGGCGAACCCTTCGAAGAACAGAGGACAGAGGAAGTCCCGGTAGTAGCGGTCGGGCGCGGCGCGTTCGCTGGCCTCCAGCTTGTGGCGCAGGTAGTCAGGGTCGCCATCCAGGAAGCCCTTTTTCTGGATGAAGTAGATGAACATCAGCCGGTTGAGCATCACCGACACGTACCAGCTCTGCAGATCGGCGTCGGGGATGCCCTGCAGGAACTTTTGGAAGGCGTCGTGTTCGCGCTTGAACTCCTGGAAGAACTTGCGGGTGGCCCGCTCCACGTTGAAGGCGGCGCGCACCTGGCCGACTACATCCACCAGGGAAAGGTCGTCCTCCTGCTCCAGGCTGAAGCGGAGGGTTTCCAGCTTCTGGATCAGCGCCTCGCCCGATTGCCCCCGGTAGAAGGCGTGCTCGCGGCTCTGCAACGGCTGGCCCGACTCGCGGCGCACCCACTGCCACACCTGCGCCTCGCCGGCGTCGTCGCCGAAGACGATGAGATGCTCGCGATAGCGCCGGGCCACCTGGGTCTCGATCTTGCGGCGCAGCGCGTAGGGGGGCAGGGTGGACAGAGTTGCCAACTTTCCAAAAGTTGGCAACTCTGCCCGCAACCCTGGGCCAACTGCCAGCGCGATCAGCCCGCGTTTCTGAGCGATCGGCCGCAGCAGGTAGGTCTGGCCATCCACCTGCACATCCAGCGGCGGCGTCCGGGCCTCGTCCCAGCCCAATTCTTCGATGAAGAGATCGGTGAAGCGCCGCTCGCGCAGGTAGCGGGCGACGGCGGGTCGGTTCAACGGCATGGGTGCTCCTTACTCGTTTCAGGGTTGCCAACTTTTTGGAAAGTTGGCAACCCTTCGCAGGGTTGCCAACTTTTTGGAAAGTTGGCAACCCTTCGCGGCTCCAAAGTTGCTAACTTTTTCGGAAAGTTAGCAACTTTGGAGCCGCCGGCAGCCGCTTGAGAGATGCCAACTTTCGGAAAGTTGGCATCTCTCAAGCGGGGGACAACCCCATCGAACAAATGATTCGCACATCCTCATCACCCTGGTCCTCATGCACGATGCACAGGCGGTCCTCGTCGTAGAGGTTGGCGACCAGTTCGGCCAGGTCTTCGTCGCGGATGCCGCTGCGTAGTTGGCGGTTGAGCTGTTCGGCGGCGGTTTCGCGCAGGGGATAGCGGTAGAGCTGCTCCAGGGCCGCGCGGGCTGATTGGATGACGGGCAGGCCGTCGAACAACGTGCCGCGTGCCCGGTCCAGGTAGCCGATCAGCCGCTCGTAGGTGCGGAAACGGGCGCCGGTGGGCCGGCCGAGCTGCCCGCCCACGGCCCCGGCCGTCTCTTGACGAAGGTGTTCGACGCCTCCCTGCACCAACTCGTGATGACGCTCGCCGCGGGGCAGGGCCGGCTCGTCCAGGCTGCAACAGGCCGCGTCCAGGATGGCCCGCTGTGAATGCGTGATGCTGCGGCCAGCCTCGCCCATCCAGGCCAATGCGCTGTTTCCCTGGCCCGTCTTGATGTAGACCAGCACACCGGGCGGCCCGCCCAGATCGGCGCGATGCGCCTTGGTGGCATGGCTCACCAGCGGCAGGCGCGGGATGATCGTGCGCAGAGCGGGGTTGGCGTCGGTGGCGTTCTTCCAGATCTGATAGGCATAGGAGACCAGATCAACCTCCCCCTCGTCATCCGCTTCCAACGCGCCGACTTGCTCATGATACAGATCGAGCAGCCGGCCGCCGTCCCCTTGCTCCTCGAAGAAGGCCTCGTCTGCGCCCACCACCTCCTGGTTCTCGGTCAGGCGCTGGCGCAGCCGCTGGCGCAGCCGGATGATGCGCTCCAGCCCCTCGGCTGGCCATAGGGTGTAGCAGACGATTGTGGATGCACGCTGGCCGATGCGATCCACGCGGCCAGCGCGTTGAATCAGCCGGATGATGGCCCACGGCAGGTCGTAGTTGACGACAACGGCGCAGTCCTGCAGGTTCTGGCCCTCGCTGAGCACATCGGTGGCGATGAGCACTCGCAGCTCCTGCTCCGCCGTGACCTGCTGGCGCTTGTTGTTGCTGACCGGACTGAAACGCCAGGCCAGCGCGGTGGGGTCGGCGGTCTTGCCGGTCGCGCCTGCCACCGCCGTCACCCCACGCGCCCGCAGTTGGCCTTCGAGATAGCGCACCGTGTCGGCGAACTGGCTGAAAATCAGCACCTTACGGCCGGGATGGTCGGTCGTCAGCAAGTTGACGAGCGCGTCCAACTGGCTGTCGCGTTCCGGTCGCCAGCGGCCGGCCCTTTGCAGGATGCGCAGCAGATCTCCGGCGTCTTTGGCCAGGTGCGTCTTGAGAGAGGGGCCGAACAGGTCGGCGCGCAGCCAGCGGAAACGAGTGCGCAACGCCGTGCGATAGCGTTGGTAGACCTCGCCGGCGCGCACGCGATAGGCCTCGACCGGGTCTGCCACGCCGTCCATCGTCGCATCCGCCTGCATCGTCTCGTCGTTATCGGCGTCGGTCCAGTCGAACAGGGAATTACCGCTGAAGAACGCGTCCTCCAGGTCCTCGTCCTCGAAGCCGGTGTCCAGCATCTCGGCCTCCTGCGCGCCGATGGGCAGAGGCAGACCGTTCTCCAGCGCGTGCAAGAAGATGAAGTTGCGCAGGACGTGCCGTTCGACCGAGAGCAGGAACGCATAACCGCTGCTTTCGAGGCGTTTGAAGAGGTTGGTGCGGCAGAAGCCCATCAAACGCCGGCCGCCGCGCGCGAGGTCACGAATGATGCGGGCCTCCTCCTCCGTTGGGGATTGCTTGGGGCGGTGCAGTGCGTAGTTTTGCAGGCCGTAGCGAGGCAGGTGCAGGCCGTTGATGGCTTCCACCACATCCAGGGCGTACAGCCTGGCGTACTGGTCGGTCGGATCGCTTTCATCCAGCCGGAAATCCAGGCGTCGCGGCACGCGATCGGGGAAATACTCGCGGCGGCCGTCGGGAAAGGTCAGGTAGCGGCGGCCGTTCTCGGGATCCTCCAGCGCATAATTATCGCGAATGAAGCGGCGGGTGCGACGCACCATGTACAGGCTCATCAGCTCGCGCCAGTCGTCGGGATACGGGCTGCGCTCGAACGCGCCCAGCGAGCGCAGCGGCACGTTGAACTGGCGGTTGAACTCGATCTCGCCGATCTGGCGCAACAACGCCTCCGGCCGGATGCCCAGATCGGCCTCATCGGGCACGAACAAGCGCAGCTGGCTGGAGAGGTCGAGATATGTCTTGTTGTAAGGGGTGGCGGTGAGCAGGATGCAGCGGCTTTCGTTCTGCTCGATGTAGTCTTTGATGGCCCGGTACCTCTTGCCCTCGCGGTTGCGCAGATTGTGGCTTTCGTCAATCAACACCAACCGGTAGCGCCGCAGGTGGGGCAACTCCTGCTGCACTCGGCTCAGAGACAGCACATCGCCAGTGAGGCCATATTCTGCGCGGTACCACTGCCACATCTTGACCAGATTCTTGGGACAGATGATCAGCGTGGAAACGCCGAAGTCTTCCTCGAAGATCTTAGCCACCGCCGTTGCCATGATGGTCTTGCCCAGACCCACCACGTCGCCGATCAGTACGCCGCCGCGTCGGTTGAGATGACGGGCCGCGATCTGCACGGCGGCCTTCTGAAAGTCGAATAGGGTTTGCTGGAATCGCCTGGGAACGGTGAACTCGTTGAGGCCGGCGCGCGCCTCCTGCGAAAGATGATAGGCCATCTTGAGGTAGATGTAATACGGCGGCGTCAGCCGCTCGCCCGCCCAGCTCTCTTCGATGATGTCGGCGATCTCCCGCGAGATATCTACGCAGAAGGCGTCGTTCCAGCGTTCCTCGAACCAGGCGGCCAGCTTGGCCGCGGCGTCCTGTTCGATCACATCGAGGTTGAGCTCGCCCTGGCCGGCCAGTCCGGAGAAGGTCAGGTTGCTGCTGCCGGTGAAGCCGATGATCGGCGCGGCGATGTCCCGACGGAACAACAGGTAGAGCTTGGCGTGCAGCAGGTGACGCAAGAAGAGCTTGACCACCAGGCGGCCGGAGCGAATCTGGCCGGCCAGCCGGCGCAAGGCGGCCTCGTCGGCGTTGCTGGGCGCACCCAACGTGAGTTGCCGCCGAAACTCCTGAGCCAGGTCCTTGCGCAGTCGGGCCGCGCGCTGGTTGGTCATCCGCTCCGGCTCCCCGGCGCGGAGGAGTTCCTGCAGGATGTCACCGGGCAGTCGCTGCATCCCCACCAATAGGCGGCACTGCGCGCCTTCGCCGCCTGTCCAAGTCTCGATAGAACGGTCGAGTTGCTGCCAGCCCCGCAGGTTGAAATAGCCGACGCAGAAGTCCGCCCGATAGGAGACGTTCAAGGTCTCGGTCAATGCAGGCATGAGGTGCTGTTCGATATTGTCGAAGATGCGGGGCATGAAATGAACCTTTCAGTCGGTCATCCGGACTTGTGTCTACGCTGCGGCTGAAATCCTCATTGGGATCAGTCGCCAGGCATCATTGGCGGCCAAGTTTACCACGATCCCGCTATCACAGAAACACGACGCGCTATCGGGTGAGACGTACACGAATCGATCTCAGCACGCAAAACTCGATCAGAAGTGCTATAATGCGGCTCGTTGAGCCTTCTACGGAGTAACGATCATGGGCATGTTCGACACCATCATCTTCGACCAGCCGATCCCGTGCCCCAAGTGCGGGGCCGAGATCCGCTCGGACCAGACCAAAGCCTTCGCAACCCACCGCGCCGAGATGTTCATGTACAACGTCTGCGAGTGGTTCGAGGGCGGCTACAATACCATGACGCCGGAGGATCGGCGGTCGCTTCGGTTCATCTGGCATCGGGACATCCTGGACAAGAGCGAGACGCCGTTGGCAGCGCTCCGTCACTTCCTGGCCCAGCGCCAGGCCGAGAGCGGCGACGAAGACGAGCAGATGAGCTTGTGATGAGGGGACAAGGCGCGGGGAACGGTTCGCAATGCCGCTGACCATGCACTACAAGTTGCGGAGTCGCCTATGGTATGATTCCAAACCTTCGCTACCCATTTCTCCACTCCATCACCTTTTCATCCTTTCATTTCTGCAAGGAGGACGAAACATGAGACGCGTTGCGCTCGCTGTACTCTTCATCGTAGCCCTGGTGGTTGCCGGCTGTGCGGCGCCAGCAGGCCCATCTCAACCCGCCACCCCCGTCGCCCAAAAGACCTTCAAGGTCGGCTTGCTCAGCCCCGGCTCGGTCAACGACGAGGGTTGGAATTCCATCGCCTACCATGCCATGCTGCGTATCCGCGATGAACTGGGGGCCGAAATGAGTTATGTCGAACTGGAACAACTTTAGTTTCCGGTAACTCGGTGACGAGTTGAAGCGCCGCGATTTCGGTATTGCGGTTCTGAACCTTACAAAAGCGATAGAAAAGGATGAGGAATGAGGTCAGGGATGCCGTTTACGACGGCGAT
Above is a genomic segment from Caldilineales bacterium containing:
- a CDS encoding DUF4258 domain-containing protein produces the protein MKTLAEICAQLATGQFEFSRHAFRRAIERNISEAEIRQAGRRARMIEDYADDKYTPSCLLLGFTEDGRPVHLQVSRADAELVRIITPYEPNPDEWYNYSERR
- a CDS encoding Eco57I restriction-modification methylase domain-containing protein; this translates as MNRPAVARYLRERRFTDLFIEELGWDEARTPPLDVQVDGQTYLLRPIAQKRGLIALAVGPGLRAELPTFGKLATLSTLPPYALRRKIETQVARRYREHLIVFGDDAGEAQVWQWVRRESGQPLQSREHAFYRGQSGEALIQKLETLRFSLEQEDDLSLVDVVGQVRAAFNVERATRKFFQEFKREHDAFQKFLQGIPDADLQSWYVSVMLNRLMFIYFIQKKGFLDGDPDYLRHKLEASERAAPDRYYRDFLCPLFFEGFAKPEGQRDPELAGRLGRAPYLNGGIFQRHQVEQLHGATIAIPDRAFRQVFDFFDRYQWHLDDRPLRDDREINPDVLGYIFEQYINQKEMGAYYTKEDITEYIGKNTILPFLCDRARELHPAAFRGDNAVWTLLQADPDRYLYDALRKGVELPLPPEIEAGVHDVSQRGAWNTPATEAYALPTEIWRETVARRQRCEEVRRKLAGGEVGQVNDLITLNLDIRQFVQDVIERTEDPDLVRAFWRAATGVTVLDPTAGSGAFLFAALNILRPIYEACLDRMAQLVAELPASAPAQTYRDFRETLADVGRHPNRAYFILKRIMVNNLYGVDIMAEATEIAKLRLFLKLVALVEDVARLEPLPDIDFNIRAGNTLVGFTGLAQVEEVVRGDRLLLLPEDEALLAEIKEEAEHVDRLFGRFRQMQTAHDVREWSEDFVAAKAELRRRLAVLDDRLNRLLALQYGVDPAKKPAAYDAWLRSHQPFHWCVEFYGIMARGGFDVVIGNPPYVELATLKEYTTRGYTCLDAGNLYALVIERSFALGPRTGHMGFIVPVSSVSTDRYRSLQRILASRELHYSAYDDRPSRLFDGLEHIRLTIHLIGVEKVNVHRHSTRYHKWTALERPTLFHTVAYAPAEQSLISGSLPKLSSPLEKSISQKLSLNRRRLASFYTATTQHRIFYSRKVGYFLQILDFQPRVLDGQGNLRPPTEFKELSFGAEDHATAALCCLNSNLFYWFITTLSDCRHVNKREVDSFPVDLERLTAGNLGQRLQEFAQSLMDDLQHKSEERVMRFAHDTLTVQSIIPKRSKPLIDAIDRVLAQHYGFTAEELDFIINYDIKYRMGDALETADEDG